In one Desulfurella sp. genomic region, the following are encoded:
- a CDS encoding methyltransferase: protein MELELCDFKSIQIYQPKYGYRFSFEPFILTDIDLPKHIKFAADFGSGCGIIVILLSKKFYLEKIFAVETNVDYIKIIQKNMYINNAKNIEIIEGIEKLPDNTLELVLSNPPYYTKASFRLSKKYEMQKFETLPLSQMLEKITPKIKKNGLFRLSFHPTRLFELFTELSNKKFGIKSIQPIYGTKNTLSKVCIIEAKKFAKTYITIKSPIFLENYKLSL, encoded by the coding sequence ATGGAGCTTGAACTTTGCGATTTTAAATCTATTCAGATTTATCAACCAAAATATGGATATCGCTTTAGTTTTGAACCATTTATTTTAACTGATATAGATTTACCAAAACATATCAAATTCGCAGCCGATTTTGGTAGTGGTTGTGGAATTATTGTAATTCTACTATCAAAAAAGTTTTATTTAGAAAAAATATTTGCAGTTGAAACAAACGTTGATTATATTAAAATAATACAAAAAAATATGTATATAAATAATGCTAAAAACATTGAGATTATAGAAGGTATCGAAAAATTGCCAGATAATACTTTAGAATTAGTATTAAGCAACCCACCCTATTATACAAAAGCTAGTTTTCGCTTATCAAAAAAATATGAAATGCAAAAATTTGAAACTTTACCGCTCTCACAGATGCTAGAAAAAATAACACCCAAAATTAAAAAAAATGGTCTATTTCGACTTTCTTTTCACCCAACAAGATTATTTGAGTTATTTACTGAACTATCAAATAAAAAATTTGGTATTAAATCAATTCAGCCCATATATGGAACAAAAAATACTCTATCAAAAGTTTGCATAATTGAAGCAAAAAAATTTGCTAAAACCTATATAACGATAAAATCGCCTATTTTTTTAGAAAATTATAAATTGTCTCTATAA